In one window of Posidoniimonas corsicana DNA:
- a CDS encoding serine/threonine-protein kinase: MSKPLGQTPFEQALLASGLVPPAQIAEARAELNGSVGDQALAAKLVELELLNEWQVDQLREGRTKFTLGQYAIIDTVAKGGMGHVFKGEHQLLGRVEAIKVLPRSKSRPDAIASFRQEIRAQAQLNHPNLVRVSYADRDGDTYFLVTEFVPGVDLRRLVRRTGPLPPDAAAWVVLQAAQGLEFAHRRGIVHRDVKPGNLLVTPDGDVKLADLGLAWYLNHEVPTDPGGRKKVVGTCDYLAPESISDPTRIIPVSDLYSLGCTLYYAVTGKVPYPGGNAVEKMRRCLREPPLPPQSIQHDLPDTVVEVIALLMDKNPETRVPSASVAIELLRPLLQEGSRERVCESIRAYDRVMSERGRTDRSGAHAATNLISETLTDSDSHPYSEPGDPASDMTPDAQQTSGALSTTGEVPIASETPTPIHPPLAPPPPAQPLDVAVWAVAGLALLGTLGIAAAGLLKILG; encoded by the coding sequence TTGTCGAAGCCGCTAGGCCAGACACCGTTTGAGCAAGCCCTGCTGGCCAGCGGGCTGGTTCCCCCTGCGCAGATTGCCGAGGCCCGCGCGGAGCTGAACGGCTCGGTAGGCGACCAGGCGTTGGCGGCCAAGCTGGTTGAGCTCGAACTCCTCAACGAGTGGCAGGTCGACCAGCTGCGCGAGGGACGCACCAAATTCACGCTAGGCCAGTACGCGATCATCGATACGGTCGCCAAGGGCGGCATGGGCCACGTGTTCAAGGGCGAGCATCAGCTGCTCGGGCGCGTCGAGGCGATTAAGGTGCTGCCGCGGAGCAAGAGCCGCCCCGACGCGATCGCCAGCTTCAGGCAAGAGATTCGCGCCCAGGCCCAGCTCAACCACCCGAACCTGGTGAGGGTGTCGTACGCCGACCGCGATGGGGACACCTACTTTCTGGTTACCGAGTTCGTGCCGGGCGTCGACCTCCGGCGGCTTGTCCGCCGCACCGGGCCGCTGCCGCCCGACGCCGCGGCGTGGGTGGTGCTGCAGGCGGCGCAGGGGTTGGAGTTCGCCCACCGCCGTGGCATCGTCCACCGGGATGTGAAGCCCGGCAACCTGCTGGTCACCCCGGATGGGGACGTCAAGCTCGCCGACCTCGGGTTGGCGTGGTACCTGAACCACGAGGTGCCGACCGACCCCGGCGGACGGAAGAAGGTGGTGGGCACGTGTGACTACCTTGCGCCGGAGTCGATCTCCGACCCCACGCGGATCATCCCGGTGAGCGACCTCTACTCGCTGGGCTGCACGCTCTACTACGCGGTGACCGGCAAGGTGCCCTACCCCGGCGGCAATGCGGTGGAAAAGATGCGGCGGTGCCTGCGCGAGCCGCCGCTCCCCCCGCAGAGCATCCAGCATGACCTGCCCGACACGGTGGTCGAGGTGATCGCGCTGCTGATGGACAAGAACCCCGAGACCCGGGTGCCGTCCGCTTCGGTCGCCATCGAACTGCTCCGGCCGCTGCTGCAGGAGGGGTCGCGCGAGCGGGTGTGCGAGAGCATCCGGGCTTACGACCGGGTGATGAGCGAGCGGGGCCGCACCGACCGGTCCGGCGCGCACGCGGCGACGAACCTCATCAGCGAGACCCTTACCGATTCCGACTCGCACCCGTACTCAGAGCCCGGCGACCCGGCGAGCGACATGACGCCCGACGCCCAACAGACCAGCGGCGCCCTCAGCACCACGGGCGAGGTTCCGATCGCGAGCGAGACCCCCACGCCGATCCATCCGCCGTTGGCGCCGCCGCCACCCGCCCAGCCGCTGGACGTGGCGGTGTGGGCCGTGGCGGGGCTCGCGCTGCTTGGCACACTGGGCATCGCCGCCGCGGGGCTGCTGAAGATCCTCGGCTAG
- a CDS encoding RluA family pseudouridine synthase, whose product MQVLYEDNHLLAVVKPPGVATMGTPQGVETLLDQAKQYLARKYQKTGNVYLGVVSRLDAPVTGVVLMARTSKAASRLSAAFRDREVGKQYLALVEGRPDPEQARLEHFLRKDERHRKVHVTNSGAEDATRAELSYETLVCRGEHSLLLVKPVTGRKHQIRVQLAKIGCPIVGDRKYGSPTPLKQGIRLHAWRLAVEHPVRREPLTLRCPLPRTWPEWAQHAADKAGE is encoded by the coding sequence ATGCAGGTACTGTACGAGGATAATCACCTGCTCGCGGTCGTAAAACCGCCGGGCGTCGCGACGATGGGAACGCCCCAGGGCGTCGAGACGCTTCTCGACCAGGCCAAGCAGTACCTGGCGCGGAAGTACCAGAAGACAGGCAATGTGTACCTGGGCGTCGTGAGCCGCCTGGACGCGCCGGTGACCGGCGTGGTGCTGATGGCCCGCACCTCCAAAGCCGCGTCCCGCCTGAGCGCCGCGTTCCGGGACCGGGAAGTGGGCAAGCAGTACCTGGCGCTGGTGGAGGGACGACCCGACCCCGAGCAAGCGCGGCTCGAGCACTTCCTCCGCAAGGACGAACGCCACCGGAAGGTCCACGTCACGAACAGCGGGGCCGAGGACGCCACCCGCGCCGAGCTGAGCTACGAAACGCTCGTCTGCCGCGGCGAGCACTCGCTCCTCCTGGTCAAGCCGGTGACCGGGCGGAAGCACCAGATCCGCGTTCAGCTGGCCAAGATCGGCTGCCCGATCGTCGGCGACCGCAAGTACGGCAGCCCGACCCCGCTGAAGCAGGGCATCCGGCTGCACGCCTGGCGGCTCGCGGTAGAGCACCCGGTGCGACGCGAGCCGCTGACGCTCAGGTGTCCCCTGCCCCGCACATGGCCCGAATGGGCCCAGCACGCGGCCGACAAGGCGGGTGAGTAG
- a CDS encoding Maf family protein, producing the protein MKRLVLASGSPRRRELLADAGIEFNLFPPCDSAEADAPRLPDPTSLVCDLARRKAEDVVRRIADQGDPPAWVLAADTIAECNGQVLGKPADRDDARRILLTLSGTEHRVLTGVCLWGTDAPEPAECWHSESVLMMDSLTDDWLEDYLDSDAWRGKAGAFGYQDGLGFVRIIAGSESNVVGLPMDEVREMLRRHAGWNESPEQP; encoded by the coding sequence ATGAAGCGATTAGTCTTGGCGAGCGGATCGCCCCGCCGACGCGAGTTGCTGGCCGACGCCGGCATCGAGTTTAACCTCTTCCCGCCGTGCGACTCGGCCGAGGCCGACGCGCCGCGGCTGCCGGACCCTACCAGCTTGGTGTGCGACCTGGCCCGACGCAAGGCCGAGGATGTCGTCAGGCGGATCGCCGACCAAGGGGACCCGCCGGCGTGGGTGTTGGCGGCGGACACGATCGCAGAGTGCAACGGTCAGGTGCTTGGCAAGCCGGCCGACCGCGACGACGCCCGCCGCATCCTGCTCACGCTCAGCGGAACCGAGCACCGCGTGCTGACCGGCGTCTGCTTGTGGGGGACTGACGCCCCCGAACCGGCCGAGTGTTGGCACAGCGAGTCGGTGCTAATGATGGACAGCCTCACCGATGACTGGCTGGAAGACTACCTGGACAGCGACGCCTGGCGCGGCAAAGCGGGCGCCTTCGGCTACCAGGACGGGCTCGGGTTTGTGCGGATTATCGCTGGCAGCGAATCAAACGTCGTCGGGCTGCCGATGGACGAGGTTCGCGAGATGCTGCGGCGACATGCAGGTTGGAACGAGTCTCCAGAGCAGCCATAA
- a CDS encoding formylglycine-generating enzyme family protein, whose amino-acid sequence MSPKPLRVCPLVLLTLAAGLSHGESTSKVGISAEKPASGPFVETDHGFMVPYEQSIPGAGVKFKMTPIPGGVVTLGPRGDASEAEPNSQSPPVQVKIPPYWMATTEVTWAQYKPFMALNSTFGELAYLRGLLYDGSPKLEKALASRTALKAAIDATPTTVDGITAPTALYDPSTTYYSGEDPNLPAVTMTAYAARQYTKWLSVLTGEPYRLPSEAEWEHAARAGADGDAPAGDLDAAAWYEANSDYVAHPVGEKTANAFGLHDMIGNAAEWVLDVPHKSAASNGPLTWRQAIGKPEQQFPRIAKGGFYESEPADATFAARLLSVDEDWKASDPNIPLSPWWFTDDPSMGIGFRLVRPLDSMSEEVKAVAWEFDSPDLQRDVEQRVREGRGKLQSIDATLPEVVKQLADPDVRKLME is encoded by the coding sequence ATGTCTCCGAAGCCGCTCCGCGTGTGCCCGCTGGTTCTACTCACTCTCGCCGCCGGCTTGAGCCACGGAGAATCCACGAGCAAAGTTGGGATCTCCGCCGAGAAGCCCGCCAGCGGTCCCTTCGTCGAGACCGACCACGGCTTCATGGTTCCCTACGAGCAATCCATCCCGGGCGCCGGGGTAAAGTTCAAGATGACGCCCATCCCGGGCGGCGTCGTGACGCTAGGACCGCGGGGCGACGCGTCAGAAGCAGAGCCCAACAGCCAGTCGCCTCCCGTTCAGGTGAAGATTCCGCCCTACTGGATGGCGACCACCGAGGTCACCTGGGCGCAGTACAAGCCGTTCATGGCGCTCAACAGCACGTTCGGCGAACTCGCCTATCTCCGCGGCCTGCTCTACGACGGAAGCCCCAAGCTTGAGAAGGCGCTGGCCAGCCGCACCGCCCTCAAGGCGGCCATCGATGCGACGCCCACAACCGTCGACGGCATCACGGCGCCCACGGCGCTTTACGATCCGTCCACCACGTACTACTCAGGCGAGGACCCTAATCTGCCGGCCGTGACCATGACCGCCTACGCGGCCCGGCAGTACACTAAGTGGCTGAGCGTGCTCACCGGCGAGCCGTACCGGCTGCCGAGCGAGGCCGAGTGGGAGCACGCCGCCCGCGCTGGCGCCGACGGCGACGCCCCGGCCGGCGATCTCGACGCCGCCGCGTGGTACGAGGCGAACAGCGACTACGTCGCACACCCGGTCGGCGAGAAGACGGCCAACGCGTTCGGCCTGCACGACATGATTGGCAACGCCGCCGAGTGGGTGCTCGACGTGCCCCACAAGTCGGCGGCGTCCAACGGGCCGCTCACGTGGCGGCAGGCGATCGGCAAGCCGGAGCAGCAGTTCCCGCGGATCGCGAAGGGGGGCTTCTACGAGTCCGAGCCGGCCGACGCCACGTTCGCAGCGCGGCTGCTCTCGGTCGACGAGGACTGGAAGGCGTCCGACCCGAACATCCCGCTCAGCCCCTGGTGGTTCACCGATGACCCGTCGATGGGGATCGGTTTCCGACTGGTCCGCCCGTTGGATTCGATGTCTGAAGAGGTTAAGGCGGTGGCGTGGGAGTTTGATTCCCCCGACCTGCAGCGTGACGTAGAGCAGCGTGTCCGCGAGGGCCGCGGCAAGCTGCAGTCCATCGACGCGACGCTGCCCGAGGTCGTCAAGCAGCTTGCCGACCCCGATGTCCGCAAGCTGATGGAGTAG
- a CDS encoding Gfo/Idh/MocA family protein, giving the protein MKFRLGLIGLGPSWATRHKPALHALSTRFQVRAVCDPVAHRAEQVANELGARPMEGFRALAACEDVDAVMLLSARWFGALPILAACDFGKAVYCGASVNLEAQQAATLRDRVANAGIAFMAEFPKRLAPATTRLQELMATRLGRPRLIFCNQRYASRGDDGDGPANMRRLVEMVDWCCYVAGREVQSVTGAAHETGPHTPSVSEACGDYSLMTLGFRPGPGEGCGVMAQIACGSYVSSAWSDAASFRRPAELQVVCERGIAFLDLPNRLVWFDDAGQHTESLDSERPVGEQLLMQFHRAVSSLVLKSSGLEDAYRAATLVIAGQTSHREGRRIELS; this is encoded by the coding sequence TTGAAGTTCAGACTCGGCCTCATTGGACTCGGCCCCTCCTGGGCCACGCGGCACAAACCCGCGCTGCACGCGTTGTCCACTCGGTTCCAGGTCCGGGCGGTCTGCGACCCGGTCGCCCACCGCGCCGAGCAGGTCGCCAACGAGCTTGGCGCCCGCCCGATGGAGGGTTTCCGGGCGCTGGCCGCCTGCGAGGACGTCGACGCGGTAATGCTGCTTTCGGCCCGCTGGTTCGGCGCGCTGCCGATCCTGGCCGCCTGTGACTTTGGCAAGGCCGTTTACTGCGGCGCTTCGGTCAACCTCGAGGCCCAGCAGGCCGCGACCCTGCGGGACCGGGTGGCCAACGCGGGCATCGCCTTCATGGCGGAATTCCCTAAGCGTCTCGCGCCGGCCACGACGCGTCTGCAGGAGCTCATGGCGACCCGGCTCGGCCGGCCGCGCCTAATCTTCTGCAACCAGCGTTACGCCTCCCGCGGCGACGACGGCGACGGCCCCGCCAACATGCGGCGGCTGGTCGAGATGGTCGACTGGTGCTGCTACGTTGCCGGTCGTGAAGTGCAGAGCGTCACGGGCGCCGCCCACGAGACCGGCCCGCACACGCCGTCGGTCTCCGAGGCGTGCGGCGACTACTCGCTGATGACGCTCGGCTTCCGACCCGGCCCGGGCGAGGGTTGCGGCGTGATGGCGCAGATCGCGTGCGGCAGCTATGTCTCGAGCGCGTGGTCCGACGCGGCGTCGTTCCGCAGGCCGGCGGAGCTGCAGGTGGTGTGCGAGCGGGGCATCGCGTTCTTGGACCTCCCCAATCGCCTCGTCTGGTTCGACGACGCCGGTCAGCACACCGAGTCGCTCGACTCCGAGCGGCCGGTCGGCGAGCAGCTGCTGATGCAGTTCCACCGCGCCGTGTCGAGCCTGGTGCTCAAGAGCTCCGGCCTAGAGGACGCCTACCGGGCGGCCACGCTGGTGATCGCCGGGCAGACCAGCCACCGCGAGGGACGCCGGATCGAGCTCTCCTAG
- the tkt gene encoding transketolase, with protein sequence MSTSALDTVTTAINTIRTLSMDGVQAANSGHPGTPMALAPVAYQIWAQEMDYDPAVPLWPNRDRYILSCGHASMLLYSMIHVSGIKKTKACGKVLDEPSLTVDDLKNFRQFGSLTPGHPEFGHTTGVETTTGPLGQGCANSVGMAIGQSWLAARYNKPGQQLFDFDVYVQCSDGDLMEGVACEAASLAGHLKLSNLCWVYDDNSITIEGGTDLAFSEDVATRFEGLGWTVYRVDDANDLKSLSQAFAKFKANDAGPTLIIVRSVIGYGAPNAAGTSGAHGAPLGEDEIKLTKEGYGWPADKKFYVPEETLTHFADTMGERGAAARASWDKTFEAYKSAHPELAAELETIWAGQLPEGWDKDLPEFPADAKGNATRNTGGKALNGVAKNLPWMLGGSADLAPSTKTLIDGEGSFSATTHGGRNLHFGIREHAMAAAGNGMALLGLRPYVSTFFVFSDYLRPSMRLSSIMKLPVTYVFTHDSIGVGEDGPTHQPVEQLAAARSIPGLVVIRPGDANEASRTWRVAISEQHRPVAMVLTRQNMPTLCRDKFASVEGLDKGGYVLAEAQGGSPDVILIATGSELYLAVEAYEQLTADGVKARVVSMPSFELFDEQEQSYKDSVLPPAVTARVGVEAGVRQGWDAWIGAGGAFVGMDGFGDSGPYQEVYQARGITTEAIVAAAKAQL encoded by the coding sequence ATGTCCACGTCCGCCCTGGATACCGTCACTACCGCCATCAACACGATCCGCACCCTCTCCATGGACGGGGTGCAGGCGGCCAACAGCGGGCACCCCGGCACCCCCATGGCTCTGGCGCCGGTGGCGTACCAGATCTGGGCCCAGGAGATGGACTACGACCCGGCCGTCCCGCTGTGGCCGAACCGGGACCGGTACATCCTGTCGTGCGGCCACGCGTCGATGCTGCTGTACTCGATGATCCACGTCTCGGGCATCAAGAAGACCAAGGCCTGCGGCAAGGTGCTAGACGAGCCATCACTCACGGTCGACGACCTGAAGAACTTCCGCCAGTTCGGCAGCCTCACCCCGGGTCACCCCGAGTTCGGGCACACCACCGGCGTCGAGACCACCACCGGACCGCTCGGTCAGGGGTGCGCCAACAGCGTCGGCATGGCGATCGGCCAGAGCTGGCTTGCCGCCCGCTACAACAAGCCGGGTCAGCAGCTGTTCGACTTTGACGTCTACGTGCAGTGCAGCGACGGCGACCTGATGGAGGGCGTCGCGTGCGAGGCCGCTTCGCTGGCCGGCCACCTGAAGCTGTCGAACCTGTGCTGGGTCTACGACGACAACAGCATCACCATCGAGGGCGGCACCGACCTGGCGTTCAGCGAGGATGTCGCGACCCGATTCGAGGGACTCGGCTGGACCGTCTACCGCGTCGACGACGCCAACGACCTGAAGTCGCTGTCGCAGGCGTTCGCCAAGTTCAAGGCCAACGACGCCGGCCCCACCCTGATCATCGTCCGCAGCGTGATCGGCTACGGCGCCCCCAACGCAGCTGGCACCTCCGGCGCCCACGGCGCCCCGCTCGGCGAAGACGAGATCAAGCTCACCAAGGAGGGCTACGGCTGGCCTGCCGACAAGAAGTTCTACGTCCCGGAGGAAACCCTCACCCACTTCGCCGACACCATGGGCGAGCGTGGTGCCGCGGCCCGCGCGTCTTGGGACAAGACCTTCGAGGCCTACAAGTCCGCGCACCCGGAACTGGCGGCCGAGCTCGAGACAATCTGGGCCGGCCAGCTCCCCGAGGGCTGGGACAAGGACCTGCCCGAGTTCCCCGCCGACGCGAAAGGGAACGCCACCCGCAACACCGGCGGCAAGGCGCTCAACGGCGTCGCCAAGAACCTCCCGTGGATGCTCGGCGGCTCGGCCGACCTGGCCCCCAGCACCAAGACGCTCATCGATGGCGAGGGCAGCTTCTCCGCCACGACGCACGGCGGCCGCAACCTGCACTTCGGCATCCGCGAACACGCGATGGCCGCCGCCGGCAACGGCATGGCGCTTTTGGGCCTGCGGCCGTACGTGTCCACCTTCTTCGTGTTCAGCGACTACCTCCGCCCGTCGATGCGGCTGAGCTCGATCATGAAGCTGCCGGTCACCTACGTCTTCACCCACGACTCGATCGGGGTCGGCGAGGACGGCCCCACCCACCAACCGGTTGAACAGCTGGCCGCCGCGCGGTCGATCCCCGGCCTGGTGGTCATCCGCCCCGGCGACGCCAACGAAGCCAGCCGCACGTGGCGGGTCGCTATCTCCGAGCAGCACCGCCCGGTGGCGATGGTGCTCACCCGCCAGAACATGCCGACCCTCTGCCGCGACAAGTTCGCCAGCGTCGAGGGCCTAGACAAGGGCGGCTACGTGCTGGCCGAAGCCCAGGGCGGCAGCCCCGACGTGATCCTGATCGCGACCGGCAGCGAGTTGTACCTCGCGGTCGAGGCCTACGAGCAGCTGACCGCCGACGGCGTGAAGGCCCGGGTGGTGAGCATGCCGTCGTTCGAGCTGTTTGACGAACAGGAACAGTCCTACAAGGACAGCGTGCTGCCGCCCGCTGTCACCGCCCGGGTCGGCGTTGAGGCCGGCGTCCGGCAGGGCTGGGACGCCTGGATCGGCGCCGGCGGCGCGTTCGTCGGCATGGACGGCTTCGGCGACTCGGGGCCCTACCAGGAGGTCTACCAGGCGCGGGGCATCACCACCGAGGCGATCGTCGCGGCCGCGAAGGCTCAGCTCTAG
- a CDS encoding sigma-70 family RNA polymerase sigma factor, whose product MSDERQITAVLQAISRGDHKEIDRLAPMVYDELRELALRYMSRQPAGHTLRSTALVNEAYLKLCSDRDVDWRGRSHFFAAGAQAMRRILVDHARSKGRQKRGSGLQRVEFEEGLLGEDEPHEDVLALNEALTKLQTLDERQSQIVELRFFGGLTVAEVAEALGLSKRTVELEWKMARAWLRRELSGGGAS is encoded by the coding sequence GTGTCCGACGAACGTCAGATCACCGCCGTACTCCAGGCGATCAGCCGGGGCGATCACAAAGAGATCGACCGTCTTGCGCCGATGGTCTACGACGAGCTCCGCGAACTCGCGCTGCGGTACATGAGCCGGCAGCCGGCCGGGCACACGCTCCGCTCAACCGCCCTGGTTAACGAGGCGTACCTCAAGCTCTGCTCCGACCGGGACGTCGACTGGCGGGGGCGGAGCCACTTCTTCGCCGCTGGGGCCCAGGCGATGCGTCGGATCCTGGTGGACCACGCGCGGAGCAAGGGCCGGCAGAAACGCGGCAGCGGCTTGCAGCGGGTCGAGTTCGAAGAGGGGCTGCTGGGCGAGGACGAGCCCCATGAGGACGTGCTCGCATTGAACGAAGCGCTTACCAAGCTGCAGACGCTGGACGAGCGGCAGTCGCAGATCGTCGAGCTGCGGTTCTTCGGGGGCCTGACGGTCGCCGAAGTCGCCGAGGCGCTGGGGCTCTCCAAGCGGACGGTCGAGCTCGAGTGGAAGATGGCGCGGGCTTGGCTGCGGCGAGAGCTCTCCGGCGGCGGGGCGTCGTAG
- a CDS encoding response regulator transcription factor encodes MYRASQRVVYVAHCDPQVREALAAELRSDTIDARTLPSAGACLEIQRESRPHCLVVGHDLGGTTGLQLQQELKARGDATPLVVLAGQATVAAAVEYMQQGAVTVLEEPYAAETLRRAVGKALDQDAMCMDLRSRLTALKSSASELTAQERRVMDAVIGGKLNKAIANDLDVSVRTVEKIRARVLRKFRAENATQLAAKATELQLLTERTIPLGAVALSECVSPRC; translated from the coding sequence GTGTACCGTGCTAGCCAACGCGTTGTTTACGTCGCTCACTGTGATCCGCAGGTAAGGGAAGCCCTGGCCGCCGAGCTACGATCTGACACGATTGACGCCCGAACCCTGCCGAGCGCCGGCGCCTGCCTGGAGATTCAACGCGAGTCGCGGCCGCACTGCCTGGTGGTGGGACACGACCTTGGCGGAACAACCGGCCTGCAGCTCCAGCAGGAGCTCAAGGCGCGGGGCGACGCCACGCCGCTGGTCGTGCTTGCCGGGCAGGCCACCGTCGCCGCGGCGGTCGAGTACATGCAGCAGGGCGCGGTGACGGTGCTCGAGGAGCCCTACGCGGCGGAGACGCTGCGCCGCGCGGTCGGCAAGGCGCTGGACCAGGACGCCATGTGCATGGACCTGCGGAGCCGGCTGACCGCGCTCAAGTCCTCCGCCAGTGAGCTGACCGCCCAGGAGCGTCGGGTGATGGACGCCGTGATCGGCGGCAAGCTCAACAAGGCCATCGCCAACGACCTCGACGTGTCGGTGCGGACGGTCGAGAAGATCCGCGCCCGCGTGCTGCGGAAGTTCCGCGCGGAGAACGCCACGCAGCTCGCCGCCAAGGCGACCGAGCTGCAGCTCCTTACCGAGCGGACGATCCCGCTGGGAGCGGTCGCGCTGAGCGAGTGCGTCTCGCCGCGGTGCTAA
- a CDS encoding amidohydrolase family protein, giving the protein MEGGVVVVENGRIVEIGRRTPPGAVEQDLGDALLIPGLVNAHTHLEFSSLKKRLGKPGISLPEWVRLVIGQRPTSRQVDKAVAAGLQQSVQAGVTTVADICRLPSNAYADAAVCPRSVLMQESIGYSQARAASALSAAKQGLEELGAASQRADGRVSLGVSPHAPYTVSPHLIRELVSLASERRLPVALHLAESPEELELMNSGTGPFQELLEERSMWDPWSVSRGATPQDYLRILNLAPHALVVHGNYLDHASLAMMGRHADSMSLVYCPRTHSYFQHSEYPLAEALALGVRVCIGSDSLASSPDLSILSEMREVAAKHPTVSPDAILRMATHSGAEALGVNDRSGSIRPGAPADMVAVNVPGGIDGRANSLLESVLNDDQPIAGCWIGGQAVV; this is encoded by the coding sequence GTGGAAGGGGGCGTTGTGGTGGTGGAAAACGGCCGGATCGTCGAGATTGGACGCCGCACCCCGCCTGGGGCGGTTGAGCAAGATCTTGGCGACGCCCTGCTGATCCCTGGGCTCGTCAACGCGCATACCCACCTCGAGTTCAGCTCGCTTAAGAAACGCCTCGGCAAGCCGGGCATCAGCCTTCCTGAATGGGTGCGTCTGGTTATCGGGCAACGGCCTACCAGCCGCCAGGTGGACAAGGCGGTCGCCGCCGGGCTGCAGCAGAGCGTTCAGGCCGGCGTCACGACCGTCGCCGACATCTGCCGCCTCCCGAGCAACGCTTACGCAGACGCGGCTGTGTGCCCCCGTTCGGTGCTCATGCAGGAGTCGATCGGCTACTCTCAGGCCCGTGCGGCGTCGGCCCTGTCCGCCGCCAAGCAGGGGCTGGAGGAGCTGGGCGCCGCGTCCCAGCGGGCCGATGGCCGGGTGTCGCTCGGGGTCAGCCCCCACGCCCCGTACACGGTGTCGCCTCACCTGATCCGCGAGCTGGTCTCGTTGGCATCCGAACGCAGGCTGCCCGTGGCGCTGCACCTGGCGGAGTCGCCGGAAGAGCTGGAGCTGATGAACTCCGGCACCGGGCCGTTCCAGGAGCTGCTTGAGGAACGCAGCATGTGGGACCCGTGGAGCGTCTCGCGCGGGGCGACGCCGCAAGACTACCTGCGGATCCTTAACCTGGCCCCACACGCGCTGGTGGTCCACGGCAACTACCTGGACCACGCCTCGCTAGCGATGATGGGCCGGCATGCGGACAGCATGTCGCTGGTTTACTGCCCCCGCACCCACAGCTACTTCCAGCACAGCGAGTACCCGCTCGCCGAGGCGCTGGCGTTGGGTGTCCGGGTCTGCATTGGGTCAGACAGCCTGGCGTCGAGCCCCGACCTGTCGATCCTCAGCGAGATGCGCGAGGTCGCGGCCAAGCACCCGACCGTCTCGCCGGACGCCATCCTGCGGATGGCGACCCATTCGGGCGCCGAGGCGCTGGGCGTCAACGACCGGTCCGGCAGCATCCGCCCCGGCGCGCCGGCCGACATGGTGGCGGTTAATGTTCCCGGCGGCATCGACGGCCGGGCCAACAGCCTGCTCGAGTCCGTACTCAACGACGATCAGCCGATCGCCGGCTGCTGGATCGGCGGCCAGGCGGTGGTGTAG